tatttttctttctaaattACAATAAGAATGTACAATGTTGAAacatttattttatccaacattctATATTTCATCGATATCGTAACTCCTAAACGAAGAATCAATGATATATTACATCAAAATGGCATGCAGTTTCTTCGCGGTCCATATTACATCAACTAGTCCATGAAGTATCGGAGCAATATCTTGCGCCATAATCTTCAAAAGTGTTCGGCATTCTACAAACAATTTGCAAAATATTAAACAacataatataatttttgttCAATCGTCGCATTATAAGTGTCACGTTCAAATCGGCGATGTTGTTATCACAAACTAACAAATAAATGTCGAACCTGATATTTTACTGAAGTTAAACAATGACATAGATGCGAGAGTTTTGAGGTCGAGTTTGCCATTTTGTAGGATTCCTTTTAGTTGAGAGATGACGGCTAAGAATGCGGGAAGATGCAATCCGGCGTTATATTGTTTAGAAAGTGAGGAACTCAACCATGTGACAGATATGAGACAAGTCCTCACCAAATCTATATGTCTAGATTCTAAACATCTAGATATGGTTTTCAAAAATGGACTCTCTCCATCGCCGATAAACGATTCCAACAAGTTTATCATGAACTCTTCATTCctttcttcttcctcatcttcctGCAAGAAGCAACAATTCATGATACGTCAATATCTATGAATCGTTGACACAGATACTAAACACGACACTAACACATTGCCACCAATAATATGTTCAAAAAATGAATTATTCGATAGTAATCATATGTTTCACACTTTCGATCAGAAGTGTTTGTGTTTCAAATATCAGTATTCTTAGTTGTTTCTTGTTCTTCAAGAAACAAGATAATTCGCACTAACTATTAATAAAGAAAACTTACCGATGAAATGGTTACGTCTAACTGTTGATCCTCTTCATCATAGCTAGGAGATTTCAATTCCGAGCTACCATTTTTATAACCAGCTTGCTTTAAGACGGTGGTATCGGTCATTATTTTTCCGTTGGAAGAAAAATGGCCACACAAGATTAAAAGAGCTTTGCAACACTTGTTTTGGACCTTCTCATCATTTAAGCTTGCATCAAGTGCCTCGGCAACGGTATTCACAGCCGTCTCGATGTATACGCCTAACTTTTGAGGCTCAACCTGCAGTGCAAATATCATATCTTAATTTGTTTCGATTGAAAAGTGAGTGACCTACGATACAGAAAACACAAACATTGAATACACGAGGTTTGTTAATGAAGTTCGGTCAATCGTGCCTACCAGTAGATCAAAGTGTAATAAGAGAACCGCAACGAGAGGCTTTTCAATTGGAGAACAACTCTTGAGATGCATGAGCACAGTATGCATTGTACTATATACATCTTCACCCACCAAGCCACTAAGGAAAAAAGTAACATCTTTTCTCCTACAAAATAACTAGTCTAGTTAATAATATTTCAAAAGCATAGTGATATCAATCGCGGATCGCTGAAAATAGTAGTTTGTTCAAATTTCGCTACGTTGCAGTTATAGTTAGTATTGAATCTAATATATATTGtcaataattttacactgtcatctaatGAAAACAAAACTCGTGTTACTATATTATAAGTCCGTTTTGAAACCATAATTAAAAAGTAACTGTGAAATGGTGCATTCTTATTAGACGTAGTTTACACTGACGGTGTATGTTCCGTTTTCTATACAAAATATGCATGTTAACTAATAAGCAAAATAACTTTTCGAATAAATTGATCAAATTTACACTAGGCTAGTTTCTCTATTTGAAGAAAAAACCGAAATTTCATAAGCCTCACCTCTTCATGGACAAAAGTTCAGTAAGGAAAACTATTGCATTTGTTGACGGAGTAACCATTTTGCTATGAAGAAGCTCGAGAAGCATTTTTCGGTCGACGCTTCTTGCGATCTTATATACGCAACTAGAATCAGCTTGAATACAATTTAACAAAATCTCCAGCACATGCGATTTTTCTTCGACGTTTCCAAGTTCAAACCTCTTAAAAAGAGACGAAAAAACTCCTAAAGAGATTATATGCTTAGCATAAgttgatttttcttcttctttcaacgAAGTGAAAAGACTTCGTAACTTGAAAACGATAGCCTCATCGCGCTTTTTCATCTGAAATTCCTTTAAGTTTTCCACCGTTTGAGAGGCGAAATCAAGAAGGCGGTCGAAGTCTTCTGTCTTCCAGTTATCGATCAAACGCTTCAAGATAAGGTTGGTAAACGGCATGAACACGCATTCTAAAGTATTTCCTGTTACCGGACATGTTCGGTTTCCCTTTTGAAACCATGCCTTTATAGCTTTTCGTTCGAAGGTTTGGCCAGACTCTAAGGTGACCGGTTCCTCGAAGATCTTTCGTGTCAAAGGACAAATAAATTCCGGCGGAATACTTGGAAAATATGATCCTACACCAAAATATTTATGTAAAACTCATTATCAATCGGCTAGAAAATCGATACGTTATCAAAGAAAGCTACATAATCCAACATGTTTTTCTTACCTTCAAGATTAGAGCTTATCGTATTCGGCTGCACCTTTCTGAATTCATGAGTTTGAACACTTGCAGTGAAATCTTCACTACTTTGATCAATGAACTTAACAGTTTCGGATTCGTATATTAACGTTTTTTTAACGACGGTTGAACCATAAGAGCCTCTCTCACAATTTTCAAAACTATCTTCATCCTTatcatcttcttcaacttcaTAAACTTCAGGTTTCCTATATCCGCCAAAGAACGAATCATATAGTTTCTTGCTTACCATCGCCTGTGGCGAGAATGGTTCGTTCGAGCTACCAGACTCAAAAGAATGACCGAACGAACTCGCCTGTTATTACACATGAATTCGGTTAATAGTTAGTTAAGTTAGTTATCTTGTTATAGAAGTTAAGTTATCAATAAATAAGATATTTTAGTAATACCTGTCGACTCGTAACTGATAATGATGGAATTCCAATAGAAGGAATAGTTGGAGTTTCGACTCCTTCACCGAGCCAATCTTTGTAATATAAAGCGAAAACTCGAGTTCCTGAATCCAAGTTTTCATTATACACTTTTTGAAGAATCTTTAGCTTTCGCGCTTTGGCTTGCGTATCTGCAACGATTTCACTTTCTTTACTATTATACCATTTCTTCAAATGCGAAAGATTTGGTGAAAATAAATGCTCCCAAAGTTCAGGCAACAATATCGTCCGCGCCTGAAAAGACGAATCGCAAAAGACTTGCAAAAGATGTTTCGCGGaaactttcttttttctttgcatcAAATATACCACACTGAGGTAAAGATGAGCACAGGCCGATAACTTGAAATTCGGAATCCCGCACGTGAAATCGTATTTGAGATCATTCAAACTCAAACCTGTGATAATACTAAGCTGCATTGTTGCTCTTTTCAAATGTATTGGAGATATGGATTCGTCTTTCTCAGCGGTTTTCTCTACGCAGTCAATAGCTTGCTCGAGACTCGTGATCACCTTGGTCTCGGAGTTGTTTTCTTCCTTCTCGAGATGAATGAAGTTCAAGGAGGAGAAACAATTGTGGCGTAACGCGGACCTAAAATCTTCGTCTTTTAGAAAACTTTCTATGTATCCATTCAGAATTGAAACTAGTGCTTTTACAGCAATTTCATCAATAGCAAGATTAGAAGGATCTTGCGAATTCGTAACTTGATTGTTATTTTCATAGCTCTTTCTATTTCCACTTGATTGTCTTAACATATATGAATCCTTCATCGGCTTTTCCACGATTTTTTCCTTCTTGTCTTTGCCTCTTTTCGCATTAGACACTCGATTTGAATAAACATCTTCGAATCCACTATCACTCTCTGATGAATCGTGAGACTCGTTCTTCAATCGTTCATGACTTATCTTGTTTTGGACAAAAACATTATTGTTATTAACCCTTGGTCTTGTGTTCTTACTGTCATTTGTATTGCTGGTTTGATACCTTGAGGCTGTTTTCGACTTTGTTTTCTGTGTTTTGATTCGTTCGCTCGATGATACGCAGAGTCTGTCTTCCAAGGAATGAAGTGGATCACTTGAAGCACCATGGTGGAAAGAAGATCTTGACTTTAGCACCTTTTTGCTACTTCCTTTGAAACCTTCCTTTGCAAGAAGCTCCTGCAAAGATGAAGCCATTTATACCGATCTCCCAAGTAATCAATCTGAATTGTAAGTAAGTCCTCCTGCAAACAAACATCCGACAATATGATACACAGACACCAGACACAATATTTACTAAGAACAAACATCCGACAATATGATACACAGATACCAGACACAATACTGATATAAAGAACAAACATCCGATAATATTATACAACAGACACCAGACACAATATTAATACTAAGAATAAACATGCGACAATATGATATACAGACACCAGACACAGTACTGATACGAAGAGAAATCAAAACGTAAAAATGATACTATACCTTAAGCTTTGTCAACAAACATGTCCAAAGTGAATGGAACTAATAACAGCACAAGACAGAAAGATAAaactttttggtttggttttgaaagaaatgtagaatGATGGAGGTGATGATTGGTGAAAGAACatgatatatataatataataaaagggTTGGTTGATTGGTTAATGATTATGATGAAACAAAACAAAGGAAGAAACATAAAAAAgagtgaagaaaaaaaacaacaactgGCAACAAAGGAATGAGGATGAGTTCATTTGACAAATGAGTGAAAGAAAAGACTTTTGATATTGACACATATGAATGTTTCAAAGACGGTtgacattgttttttttttttttttggtttttttgtatTTGCAGGCCATGTTGGTTTGGAATATAATAATTCTACATGTTTTATATCAAGGTGGCATGAACTTGTCAGAAGAACCGTGAACAAGAATTTTGTTCGCGATTATTCTAACAATAGACAAGGATTTTTTAAAAGCAGATGTATTTCGGTGTTTGATATGTCTCCGTGAGAGTCGGTATAACATATGTtgttaaactaaaataaatgtgtcaaatatatttttctatatcTACGTCTCTCTGCATAACTATCAACTGAAACAGAACAATGAAAGATCGCTGTTGTATTATTAATATATGCTAACTGTCACAATTCACTTTGTGGTCCTACCAAACTAGTTTTATAAATCAGTGGCAGTGGATTTATCCTTTGACATGTTTCTAAATGCCACTGCCACAtggaaataagaagaaaaaaaattgatcaaatcaaattctaagaaaACAATGTTAAAATAATGAGATAGTTAAATGTTTAAGTACATGGagtaaaatacaaaaagaaaTGTTTGATGCATTCTCAATGTCTCACTTGTTGGAATATACTACTATGATAGTAATGTGAAATTGGAcaccaaattattattattttattgaacaACAAAGATAGATTTATGATAGTGCTAATAGTTGTTTGAAGTGTGTTCTTTTTTAGCATTTGAATCTGGTTGTGGAAATCAAAACGCTAATCAAATTCTTAAATGAGAAAGCAAGAAAAAATAACTTCATGTCTCTAAAATCATAATATTCATCTTGTGCATGAAGACTCATCAACGTATGTTAACATGTCCACGTCATGGTCTATCCTTTTCGGTTCTTCTTCTAGTAACTCTTGATAAGTTGGCCTATGAGGATCTTCTTTTGGCTCAGGTGTCAAGTAAGGATCGAACACTCCATAAATTATTGGATGTAACAGTATATTATACTCCATGGACAAAAATATGACATACTATGCACATCCTCGCTCGTCGGATTACCCGTGAGTGGGATAATCGAGCACTTACGTGGCAAATTCTCAATGTAATCTTCAACATAGTCCTAACCTGCAATACGTGAAAAATGCAAGAGGATCCATGTTTGAAAATGATTCGTAGGAAATATCAATAAGAATGTGACACAATTGTATGAAATTAATATCAATAAGGGTGTAAATAAATTACCTGAAATAGACATTTTCTTTATGCATGTATCTCGTCTTCCATAAACTACCTTTAGGTAACTCAGAGTAAAGGTAAACCAAATAAGATGTCCCTAAGTCCATGAAGTGTTTAATTTAGACAATATCAACATAGATCGCACTTTTGTGTCAACAAATATGCATGTACTAGCCAAAATTAGGAAGTATGtcctgaagaaaaaaaagacaaCCGTGTGCaagcttatcaaaaaaaaaaaaaagacaatgtgTTCAACATCACACATAGCATCCACATATGTATTTAAGTGGTTAATATAATTTTTGGATAGGAATGAAAatttacataaatttttttattatcttttatctCCCTTCCGGCTTTATCTGTATCAACCCCTAATTATGTCATCGTTAAGTCGAGTGTCTAAGATCTATTAATTCTATAGTGATCCTACATTCTTCATGTGATTGGAAGATGTGGGAGACACAATTTATCATCAGGGGTGATAGTCATCTCAGTGATTAGAAAATGAAATGACAACGTCTCTGCGTGTCATCTCTCAACAAATGCAGACAATAGACCATGATCGATATAACCATATAAGCATGTCGGGAAAACCAACCATATTTGTATCGATTTTGTTTGTCAACCATTTTCTTAAAATCAATCACGAAAATGCATATCATAATTAAAGAAGCAAAAACAATttataagaaaacaaaattaagaaATAGAATGACAAAAAaatctgaatttttttatttgtacTCGGGGTCgcaaatttgaaatttaaatacaCACAAAGATCACAAATCAGACCAAACATCAACGTTTGTCCTCAAATGTCCAAATTCATACCAAATCTAGGAATGAAATACAACATCAACTCTAACTCTCAAATGTCCAAATTCATACCAAATTTAAGAATGAAATACATTTTTATTGGATGTAACCTAATCAACTCTAACTCTCAAATGTCCAAATTCATACCAAATTTAAGAATGAAATACATTTTTATTGGATGTAACCTAATGTAGCTTAACTATAACCTATTATGCCGTTAAGGAGTTACATGCATAAAGAAAATATGTACACAAGTTGAAGTTGATTAAGTGATTGATTTAAATGAAGATGAGGTTATGCCGTTAAGGAGTTAcatgcataaaaaaaaatatgtacaCAAGTAGAAGTTGATTAAGTGATTGATTTAAATGAAGATGAGTAGATATTGATagcaagaatgaaaaagatattAGATTTACGTGAGTCAAAGCTCTCTGTTTTCATTCTTCATAGAAGTTGAGAAGTTGATTTCAAATATATTCTTCATAGAAGTTGAGAAGTTGATTTCAAATATAACGGAATAGAGATTGTTTGCCCACACTTAAATGTGTCCAAATTTCATTTCAATCCAGATTTTACTTGTATTTCATGTAGTGTTGAGATTGAGTTTGTTGTTTTTAGAGTGCGTCAAATTCCAATTTCCAAATTCTAAAGAAATTTTGCCAAGGGGGGGAAGGGGAATAATGTATGGGATGCAATGAACAATGCCCtaatttttcttttcaactcaatCTCCTCTTCACTTGAAAATCTATATTATCAACAACTTTAACAATAATAATCCTTACTAAATGTCACTTGCAATCCAAGTGAACAAATGGAAAGAATGAATGAAACGTGAGGGATAAAACAGAACGTGTGGAAATGATCGTGTTGCTCTTCTATATTGTATGGTTTGTACATTAGTTTGATTTTTACaatacaaataaatttattatattgtggTTTAGCTATattccatataacatctattGGGACTGTTGCACAATGTTGGTTAGATAAGAATCAATTTTGGACTTGAACATTGCACAATTGAACAAAATGCTTGATAATTTTGATACACCAAGGTACTAACTACAACAACAACAGTTTTATTCCACTAAGTGGAATCGACTACATCGTTAAAAAATTAAAGTAATGCAAAGATATCAGTATCAGATGGTTGTGGAATAAAAAAAAGATTAatcctaattttaaattaaagcAAAATCATCAAATGCTAAAGCCTAGAATTAGTGAGTTCATAATTACAGCTACTTACAAACTGCAACAAAGGATGTCAGCCTCTTAATATCGAAGCCTTTTGTAGCCAAACTATTCTTTGTTGCGAGAAGCGCGCTCCTTCCTTTGACCTCCAAGAATACGAGAAATTTGCAAACCTCTGCTGAACGCTTGGTTGAACAGCATTCGGGTTTGAAATTCTGAAACAAAAGGAAACCAAGCCAGAAAAGCAACAGGAGTGAACAAAAGCAAACCCATGACAATCTCATAACCGCGAGCAAGAGTTTTAACAGATCCCCAAAATCCAGCTCGGCGTACTATAGGTTTTAATGCTTGTGCAATCtgtaagaaaaaaaaaaagtaacaacaatgacaaagaaaaacaaaaaacaaaaaacaaccaaCAAATCAAAGGCAATAAAGATAACGGAATGATACAATAAATCTACCCTGCTATACGAAATGATGTTTATTGACTATGTAGGAAAAAAAGGAAAGAGAGCTCACCTGTAACATTCCCCAACCTGTTGGCATGAAGGCTAGAATGCAAACAACAATGTCTTGCAATGTCATATGTGGAAGGGCAATTAAAATGACAAGAATTGCGACAAAAGTTACGAATATCATTCCCTTGATTAATCGGAAAACAAGCTGAAAATTTGCACTGAATTTACGCCTCCCAACAGATACGGTCTGAAATAACccggaaaaaaaaagaaatttgttAAACTATAAGAAACTTAGTATTTACATTTCATACATGTATAAATTATAGCATAATCCTAACAGTTAGGAGGCAGCTAGCTACTAACCTTCATCACGAATAATATTACAAAGATCACCAACCACGAAATGCCATAGACCTGTTATAGCCaaggaaagctttccattattCCATTCGATTCAACTAACAAAATAATGGATAGCGAAAAAAACGAAGGCAAAGGTAGACAACATAGATGAAGACTTACCAGAAAACTTTTAG
The Vicia villosa cultivar HV-30 ecotype Madison, WI linkage group LG6, Vvil1.0, whole genome shotgun sequence genome window above contains:
- the LOC131608700 gene encoding putative E3 ubiquitin-protein ligase LIN-1, coding for MASSLQELLAKEGFKGSSKKVLKSRSSFHHGASSDPLHSLEDRLCVSSSERIKTQKTKSKTASRYQTSNTNDSKNTRPRVNNNNVFVQNKISHERLKNESHDSSESDSGFEDVYSNRVSNAKRGKDKKEKIVEKPMKDSYMLRQSSGNRKSYENNNQVTNSQDPSNLAIDEIAVKALVSILNGYIESFLKDEDFRSALRHNCFSSLNFIHLEKEENNSETKVITSLEQAIDCVEKTAEKDESISPIHLKRATMQLSIITGLSLNDLKYDFTCGIPNFKLSACAHLYLSVVYLMQRKKKVSAKHLLQVFCDSSFQARTILLPELWEHLFSPNLSHLKKWYNSKESEIVADTQAKARKLKILQKVYNENLDSGTRVFALYYKDWLGEGVETPTIPSIGIPSLSVTSRQASSFGHSFESGSSNEPFSPQAMVSKKLYDSFFGGYRKPEVYEVEEDDKDEDSFENCERGSYGSTVVKKTLIYESETVKFIDQSSEDFTASVQTHEFRKVQPNTISSNLEGSYFPSIPPEFICPLTRKIFEEPVTLESGQTFERKAIKAWFQKGNRTCPVTGNTLECVFMPFTNLILKRLIDNWKTEDFDRLLDFASQTVENLKEFQMKKRDEAIVFKLRSLFTSLKEEEKSTYAKHIISLGVFSSLFKRFELGNVEEKSHVLEILLNCIQADSSCVYKIARSVDRKMLLELLHSKMVTPSTNAIVFLTELLSMKRRKDVTFFLSGLVGEDVYSTMHTVLMHLKSCSPIEKPLVAVLLLHFDLLVEPQKLGVYIETAVNTVAEALDASLNDEKVQNKCCKALLILCGHFSSNGKIMTDTTVLKQAGYKNGSSELKSPSYDEEDQQLDVTISSEDEEEERNEEFMINLLESFIGDGESPFLKTISRCLESRHIDLVRTCLISVTWLSSSLSKQYNAGLHLPAFLAVISQLKGILQNGKLDLKTLASMSLFNFSKISECRTLLKIMAQDIAPILHGLVDVIWTAKKLHAILM